From Astatotilapia calliptera chromosome 19, fAstCal1.2, whole genome shotgun sequence, a single genomic window includes:
- the LOC113012255 gene encoding sex comb on midleg-like protein 4 isoform X2: MSVPAVTAQKSDGNNGEMQSAAVAPSFIPSQAGKIPGRKRGRPPLRNVAKMDFPNRYPESLPPLKVPKKRGRKPGFKLKPRMVMTPLAISPPSSTPEPDMSSIPQDAATIPHSATPQVLTVCIYINKQANTGPNLDRKKIQQLPDHFGPDRPSVVLQQAVQGCIDSAFQQKTVFTLLTQGYGGEKISATFDGKQHLLSLPVVNSIDYVLRFLKKLCRSLHCENLFSDQPITQHSGGSYQSDAETSMADDYHLDQSDGKRYSVDPGDSAFSSISSSYSPKSTYGFRSSQQFSNGSASMCRQSSTSPNAFPESNRTGYNVSSESQESKAPPNKDPSTWSVEDVVWFIRDADPQALGPHADVFRKHEIDGNALLLLKSDMIMKYLGLKLGPALKLCYHIDKLKQTKF, from the exons ATGAGCGTACCTGCAGTGACGGCACAGAAATCAGACGGCAACAACGGTGAGATGCAATCAGCTGCAGTGGCTCCCTCCTTCATTCCCAGCCAGGCGGGGAAGATACCGGGCAGGAAGAGAGGGAGACCTCCGCTCCGCAATGTCGCCAAGATGGATTTTCCTAATCGCTACCCTGAATCGCTCCCTCCACTCAAAGTGCCCAAGAAGAGGGGGAGAAAGCCGGGCTTCAAG CTCAAACCCAGGATGGTGATGACACCACTGGCTATTTCTCCACCCAGCAGCACCCCAGAGCCCGATATGAGCTCCATTCCTCAGGATGCTGCCACCATCCCCCACTCTGCCACGCCCCAGGTGCTCACAG TCTGTATCTACATCAACAAGCAGGCGAACACTGGGCCCAACCTGGACAGGAAGAAGATCCAACAGCTTCCCGATCACTTTGGGCCCGACAGACCCTCTGTGGTGCTTCAGCAGGCCGTTCAGGGCTGCATTGACAGTGCTTTCCAGCAGAAAAcggtgttcactctcctcacgCAAGGCTACGGAGGAGAAAAAATATCAG CCACATTTGATGGGAAGCAGCATCTTCTGAGCCTCCCCGTGGTGAACAGCATCGACTATGTGCTTCGTTTTCTGAAGAAGCTCTGTCGCAGCTTGCACTGTGAAAACCTTTTCAGTGATCAGCCCATTACACAGCACAGCGGTGGCTCCTACCAGTCAGATG ctgaaacATCAATGGCTGATGACTACCATTTAGACCAGTCAGATGGCAAACGCTACTCCGTTGACCCTGGCGATTCCGCTTTCAGCTCCATAAGTTCGTCCTACTCACCAAAGTCCACCTACGGGTTTCGCTCTTCACAGCAGTTCTCTAATGGCTCAGCCTCCATGTGCAGGCAGTCATCCACCAGCCCAAACGCGTTCCCGGAGAGCAACAGGACAG GTTATAATGTGTCTTCAGAATCGCAGGAGTCCAAGGCTCCGCCCAATAAAGACCCATCCACCTGGTCTGTGGAAGATGTTGTATGGTTCATCAGGGATGCAGATCCCCAGGCTCTAGGTCCTCACGCAGATGTCTTTaggaaacat GAGATAGATGGAAATGCTTTGTTACTCTTAAAGAGCGACATGATCATGAAGTACCTCGGACTCAAGCTGGGGCCGGCCTTGAAGCTTTGCTACCACATCGACAAGCTTAAGCAGACTAAGTTCTGA
- the LOC113012255 gene encoding sex comb on midleg-like protein 4 isoform X1: MLQMSVPAVTAQKSDGNNGEMQSAAVAPSFIPSQAGKIPGRKRGRPPLRNVAKMDFPNRYPESLPPLKVPKKRGRKPGFKLKPRMVMTPLAISPPSSTPEPDMSSIPQDAATIPHSATPQVLTVCIYINKQANTGPNLDRKKIQQLPDHFGPDRPSVVLQQAVQGCIDSAFQQKTVFTLLTQGYGGEKISATFDGKQHLLSLPVVNSIDYVLRFLKKLCRSLHCENLFSDQPITQHSGGSYQSDAETSMADDYHLDQSDGKRYSVDPGDSAFSSISSSYSPKSTYGFRSSQQFSNGSASMCRQSSTSPNAFPESNRTGYNVSSESQESKAPPNKDPSTWSVEDVVWFIRDADPQALGPHADVFRKHEIDGNALLLLKSDMIMKYLGLKLGPALKLCYHIDKLKQTKF, from the exons ATG CTACAAATGAGCGTACCTGCAGTGACGGCACAGAAATCAGACGGCAACAACGGTGAGATGCAATCAGCTGCAGTGGCTCCCTCCTTCATTCCCAGCCAGGCGGGGAAGATACCGGGCAGGAAGAGAGGGAGACCTCCGCTCCGCAATGTCGCCAAGATGGATTTTCCTAATCGCTACCCTGAATCGCTCCCTCCACTCAAAGTGCCCAAGAAGAGGGGGAGAAAGCCGGGCTTCAAG CTCAAACCCAGGATGGTGATGACACCACTGGCTATTTCTCCACCCAGCAGCACCCCAGAGCCCGATATGAGCTCCATTCCTCAGGATGCTGCCACCATCCCCCACTCTGCCACGCCCCAGGTGCTCACAG TCTGTATCTACATCAACAAGCAGGCGAACACTGGGCCCAACCTGGACAGGAAGAAGATCCAACAGCTTCCCGATCACTTTGGGCCCGACAGACCCTCTGTGGTGCTTCAGCAGGCCGTTCAGGGCTGCATTGACAGTGCTTTCCAGCAGAAAAcggtgttcactctcctcacgCAAGGCTACGGAGGAGAAAAAATATCAG CCACATTTGATGGGAAGCAGCATCTTCTGAGCCTCCCCGTGGTGAACAGCATCGACTATGTGCTTCGTTTTCTGAAGAAGCTCTGTCGCAGCTTGCACTGTGAAAACCTTTTCAGTGATCAGCCCATTACACAGCACAGCGGTGGCTCCTACCAGTCAGATG ctgaaacATCAATGGCTGATGACTACCATTTAGACCAGTCAGATGGCAAACGCTACTCCGTTGACCCTGGCGATTCCGCTTTCAGCTCCATAAGTTCGTCCTACTCACCAAAGTCCACCTACGGGTTTCGCTCTTCACAGCAGTTCTCTAATGGCTCAGCCTCCATGTGCAGGCAGTCATCCACCAGCCCAAACGCGTTCCCGGAGAGCAACAGGACAG GTTATAATGTGTCTTCAGAATCGCAGGAGTCCAAGGCTCCGCCCAATAAAGACCCATCCACCTGGTCTGTGGAAGATGTTGTATGGTTCATCAGGGATGCAGATCCCCAGGCTCTAGGTCCTCACGCAGATGTCTTTaggaaacat GAGATAGATGGAAATGCTTTGTTACTCTTAAAGAGCGACATGATCATGAAGTACCTCGGACTCAAGCTGGGGCCGGCCTTGAAGCTTTGCTACCACATCGACAAGCTTAAGCAGACTAAGTTCTGA
- the afg1la gene encoding AFG1 like ATPase a: MAARVPLSMKMSPSASLGLRLLFKEQHSSGKLLKSLSEFHRRGYSVKVRQAEEESGVSAAGFSGPLDHYTGLIRDGTLREDEHQKAVMQKLDELHKTLRGYSNTPTSVFSRFFTKPKPPKGYYIYGDVGTGKTMVMDMFYSYVETENKKRVHFHGFMLDVHKRIHRLKQSMPKRKAGKMGKSYDPIAPVAEEISEEACLLCFDEFQVTDIADAMILKQLFENLFLNGVVVVATSNRPPVDLYKNGLQRVNFVPFIAVLQKYCHTLRLDSGIDYRKQNRPSSGKLYFLSSEPDAETTLDKMFDELAFKQNDITRPRVLNVHNRKVRLNKACGTIADCTFEELCDRPLGASDYLEISRLFDTVFIRHIPLLTVNKKTQARRLITLVDALYEHKVRVVILADHPLEDIFVQDGDHSHDEGHILMDDLGLKREEASSLSIFSGEEEKFAFQRTVSRLTEMQTEEYWLEGDRSMKSQA, from the exons atggcggcgcgcGTACCGCTGTCTATGAAGATGTCACCCTCAGCTTCTTTGGGCTTAAGGCTTCTTTTTAAAGAGCAACATTCCTCCGGAAAGCTGCTGAAATCTCTCAGCGagttccacagaagag GCTACTCTGTGAAAGTCCGGCAGGCGGAGGAGGAGAGCGGTGTTAGCGCCGCCGGCTTCAGCGGCCCCCTGGATCACTACACCGGGCTGATCAGAGATGGGACGCTGCGGGAGGATGAGCACCAGAAAGCGGTGATGCAGAAACTGGACGAGCTGCACAAAACTCTGAGAGGATACAGCAACACCCCGACATCTGTCTTCTCCAGG TTTTTCACAAAACCAAAGCCTCCCAAAGGTTACTACATCTACGGTGATGTTG GCACGGGGAAAACGATGGTCATGGACATGTTTTATTCATATGTGGAGACTGAGAACAAAAAGAGGGTTCATTTCCATGGTTTTATGTTAGACGTGCATAAAA GGATTCATCGGCTGAAACAGAGTATGCCAAAAaggaaagcaggaaaaatgggcaAGTCTTATGATCCCATTGCTCCGGTTGCAGAGGAAATCAGTGAGGAGGCTTGTCTGTTGTGCTTCGATGAGTTTCAG GTCACTGATATTGCAGACGCCATGATTCTCAAGCAGCTTTTTGAGAATCTGTTTCTAAacggtgttgttgttgtggctaCTTCTAATCGTCCGCCTGTAG ACTTGTATAAAAACGGCCTGCAGAGAGTCAACTTTGTGCCTTTTATTGCAGTGTTGCAG AAATATTGCCATACTCTTCGCCTGGACTCTGGGATTGACTACCGCAAACAGAATAGACCCTCATCTGGAAAACTCTACTTCCT TTCCAGTGAACCTGATGCAGAAACGACCCTCGATAAAATGTTTGACGAGCTGGCTTTTAAACAGAATGACA TAACACGACCAAGAGTTCTGAACGTCCACAACAGAAAAGTCCGTCTGAACAAAGCGTGCGGGACCATCGCAGACTGTACATTTGAGGAGCTTTGTGATAGA CCTTTAGGAGCGAGTGACTACCTAGAGATATCCAGGCTGTTTGACACAGTCTTCATTCGACACATTCCTTTGCTGACCGTGAACAAAAAAACTCAAGCCAGGCGGCTCATTACGCTTGTGGATGCCCTCTATGAACACAAG GTACGTGTGGTGATCCTCGCAGATCACCCGCTGGAGGATATTTTTGTACAAGATGGGGATCACAGCCACGACGAGGGCCACATCCTGATGGATGACCTGGGGCTGAAAAGG gaagaagccaGCAGTCTGTCCATCTTCAGCGGCGAAGAGGAAAAATTTGCCTTCCAGAGGACCGTGTCCCGACTCACAGAGATGCAGACAGAAGAATATTGGCTGGAGGGGGACAGAAGCATGAAATCACAGGCGTAA
- the foxo3a gene encoding forkhead box protein O3a codes for MAEASRNGNEPPLNVEIDPDFEPQKRPRSCTWPLPRPESGAGKPGANDTDVIPEEEDDEGGSTGSGAAQKASGGAIKTREQSSSSSISQPVEVQRGPSKEETADGSPSSAQTPAAAPSGSATQQLRKSSARRNAWGNYSYADLITQAIESSPEKRLTLSQIYEWMVRSVPYFKDKGDSNSSAGWKNSIRHNLSLHSRFVKVQNEGTGKSSWWMVNPEGGKGGKAPRRRAVSMDNSKYIKGARGRATKKKASLQVAQDGSSESSSSLSKWTGSPTSRSSDELDAWTDFRSRTNSNASTLSGRLSPILANLELDEVPDDDSPLSPMLYSSPSSMSPSTGPTGLSDLAGTMNLNDGLSDNLMDDLLDNISLTASQQPPPGEEDGANSQGSSVFTFSCSGSSLGSPSSSYGTNPLFSPPSITSLRQSPMQTIQENKQTTFSCMSHYSEHQALDLLGMDSHSPSNVMMTQSDPLMSQASTAIALQNSRRNAMLLRKDHILVNHTSAGQAQSSSVPGWQAGLSTSDSDDGFPETKQLHLKSPSKNASMQLSSSLTSQDRFSADLDLEVFSSNLDCDMDSIIRNELMDADCLDLSFDSRLTSTQNSNKNSGSFSSSKQSPQSWVPS; via the exons ATGGCTGAGGCGTCGCGCAACGGCAACGAGCCGCCTCTAAACGTTGAGATAGATCCGGATTTCGAGCCCCAGAAGCGGCCACGGTCCTGCACTTGGCCCCTGCCCCGTCCGGAATCTGGTGCGGGCAAGCCCGGGGCAAATGACACTGACGTAATCCCCgaagaggaggatgatgagGGTGGGAGCACGGGGAGCGGCGCTGCTCAGAAAGCCAGCGGCGGCGCTATTAAAACccgagagcagagcagcagcagctccatctCCCAGCCGGTGGAGGTCCAGCGGGGCCCCTCCAAAGAGGAGACCGCCGACGGCTCGCCGTCCTCGGCGCAAACCCCCGCAGCAGCTCCGAGCGGTTCTGCCACCCAGCAGCTGAGGAAGTCCTCCGCCCGCAGGAATGCCTGGGGCAACTACTCCTATGCAGACCTCATTACCCAAGCCATCGAGAGCTCCCCTGAGAAAAGGTTGACCTTGTCCCAAATCTATGAGTGGATGGTGAGATCCGTGCCATATTTCAAGGACAAAGGCGATAGCAACAGCTCTGCTGGCTGGAAG AATTCCATCCGACACAATCTTTCCCTCCATAGCCGTTTTGTGAAAGTCCAGAATGAAGGAACTGGGAAAAGCTCCTGGTGGATGGTCAACCCAGAAGGTGGGAAAGGAGGTAAAGCTCCCAGACGTAGGGCTGTGTCGATGGATAACAGCAAGTACATCAAAGGAGCCAGAGGACGTGCCACAAAGAAAAAAGCCTCATTGCAGGTTGCTCAAGATGGGAGCTCTGAGAGCTCCTCGAGCCTCTCCAAATGGACAGGAAGTCCCACCTCCCGCAGCAGCGACGAGCTCGATGCCTGGACAGACTTCCGCTCTCGGACAAATTCCAACGCCAGCACGCTCAGCGGTCGTCTGTCCCCAATCCTGGCTAACCTGGAGCTGGATGAGGTACCTGATGACGACTCACCCCTGTCGCCAATGCTGTACTCCAGCCCCAGCAGCATGTCTCCGTCCACTGGACCAACAGGACTGTCTGATCTGGCAGGCACTATGAACCTCAATGACGGGCTCTCTGACAACCTGATGGATGATCTTTTAGACAATATCAGCCTCACAGCATCCCAGCAGCCTCCTCCTGGAGAGGAAGATGGGGCCAACAGTCAGGGGAGTTCAGTATTTACCTTCAGCTGCTCAGGAAGCAGTTTAGGTAGTCCCTCTAGCAGCTATGGGACGAACCCACTCTTCAGCCCTCCGTCCATCACGAGCCTGCGACAGTCACCCATGCAGACCATCCAAGAGAACAAGCAGACCACTTTCTCCTGCATGTCTCACTACAGTGAGCACCAGGCCCTAGATCTGCTTGGGATGGACTCCCACAGCCCCAGCAATGTCATGATGACCCAGTCAGACCCTCTGATGTCGCAGGCCAGCACCGCCATCGCTTTGCAGAACTCCCGCCGAAATGCCATGCTGCTCCGCAAAGACCACATTCTGGTTAACCACACCAGTGCAGGCCAGGCCCAAAGCTCTTCAGTGCCTGGTTGGCAAGCGGGCTTGTCAACCTCTGACAGTGACGACGGCTTCCCTGAAACAAAGCAGCTACACCTGAAGTCTCCTAGTAAGAACGCCTCTATGCAGCTCAGTTCCAGTTTAACCAGTCAGGACCGTTTCTCCGCTGATCTGGACCTTGAGGTGTTCAGCAGCAATCTGGACTGCGACATGGACTCAATCATCCGCAATGAACTGATGGACGCAGATTGCCTGGACCTCAGCTTTGACTCTCGCCTCACCTCCACACAGAACAGCAACAAGAATTCAGGAAGCTTCTCCAGCTCGAAACAGAGCCCTCAGAGCTGGGTGCCGAGCTGA